Proteins from one Ranitomeya variabilis isolate aRanVar5 chromosome 1, aRanVar5.hap1, whole genome shotgun sequence genomic window:
- the MEF2D gene encoding myocyte-specific enhancer factor 2D isoform X1: MGRKKIQIQRITDERNRQVTFTKRKFGLMKKAYELSVLCDCEIALIIFNHSNKLFQYASTDMDKVLLKYTEYNEPHESRTNADIIETLRKKGFNGCDSPEPDGDDSIDQSPLMEDKYRKASEDLDILFKRYGSAVPAPNFAMPVTVPVTNQNALQFSNPGGSLVTQSLMTASLTDPRLLSPQPQTLQRNTVSPVLPQRPASAGAMLGGDLNNSNGTCPSPVGNGYISARASPGLISISNGNTLGKVIPAKSPTPPSQNNQLGANSRKPDLRVITSQGGKGLMHHLAEDQLEMQNAQRLGGVSQAAHSLTTPVVSVATPSLLSHHGLPFSAMSTAYNTDYQLTSADLSSLSTFSSPGALSLGNVSAWQQQQQQQHHQAQQMVPVSLSNLVSSGHLPHTATLTVNTNPNINIKKEPPSPNRERSTGTPLTSFPHQPRHEATGRSPVDSLSSNASSFEGNDREDVRADYTSSLGLLRPTGDTEGESPSVKRMRLDAWVT, translated from the exons GTGACGTTCACAAAGCGTAAGTTTGGCTTGATGAAGAAGGCCTATGAGCTCAGTGTCCTGTGTGACTGTGAGATAGCTCTCATCATCTTCAACCACTCAAACAAACTGTTCCAGTATGCCAGCACTGACATGGACAAAGTTCTTCTGAAATACACAGAGTACAACGAACCCCACGAAAGTCGGACTAATGCAGACATTATAGAG ACATTAAGAAAGAAAGGTTTTAACGGGTGTGACAGCCCCGAACCAGACGGGGATGACTCCATTGACCAGAGCCCTCTCATGGAAGACAAATATCGCAAAGCCAGCGAGGACTTGGATATTCTATTCAAACGCTATGGC TCTGCAGTTCCCGCACCGAATTTCGCTATGCCAGTTACTGTTCCTGTGACTAACCAGAATGCACTGCAGTTCAGCAACCCAGGGGGGTCACTGGTGACACAGTCACTGATGACGGCCTCACTCACAGACCCCAGGCTCCTATCACCGCAGCCGCAAACtctgcagaggaacacagtgtctcCAGTGCTACCTCAGAGGCCAGCCAGTGCAG GAGCGATGCTTGGGGGAGACCTTAACAATTCTAATGGAACCTGTCCAAGCCCTGTAG gAAACGGTTACATAAGCGCTCGAGCCTCTCCAGGCCTCATATCGATATCGAATGGGAACACCCTGGGGAAAGTCATCCCAGCCAAATCCCCTACACCGCCATCCCAGAACAATCAGCTCGGAGCCAACAGCCGCAAACCAGACTTGCGCGTCATCACCTCACAAGGCGGCAAGGGGTTAATGCATCATTTG GCGGAGGATCAGCTGGAGATG CAGAACGCACAGAGGCTAGGAGGAGTCTCCCAGGCAGCTCACTCCTTAACCACACCGGTCGTCTCAGTGGCAACCCCCAGTTTACTGTCACATCATGGACTGCCTTTCTCTGCCATGTCCACAGCGTACAACACAG ATTACCAGCTGACCAGTGCAGACTTATCTTCACTCTCCACGTTCAGCTCTCCCGGAGCCTTGTCACTAGGCAATGTGTCCGCctggcagcaacagcagcagcagcaacatcaCCAAGCGCAGCAGATGGTGCCGGTGTCGCTAAGTAATCTGGT ATCCAGTGGACATCTTCCACACACCGCCACGCTGACAGTCAACACCAACCCCAACATAAACATCAAGAAGGAACCTCCATCTCCCAACCGTGAGCGGAGCACGGGCACCCCTTTGACGTCCTTCCCCCACCAGCCCCGACACGAAGCTACCGGCCGCTCCCCTGTCGACAGCCTCAGCAGCAATGCAAGCTCTTTTGAAGGCAATGACCGAGAGGATGTAAGGGCTGACTACACCTCATCACTCGGGCTGCTCAGACCCACAGGCGACACGGAGGGCGAGAGCCCGTCTGTAAAACGCATGCGACTTGACGCATGGGTAACATAA
- the MEF2D gene encoding myocyte-specific enhancer factor 2D isoform X3, with protein sequence MGRKKIQIQRITDERNRQVTFTKRKFGLMKKAYELSVLCDCEIALIIFNHSNKLFQYASTDMDKVLLKYTEYNEPHESRTNADIIETLRKKGFNGCDSPEPDGDDSIDQSPLMEDKYRKASEDLDILFKRYGSAVPAPNFAMPVTVPVTNQNALQFSNPGGSLVTQSLMTASLTDPRLLSPQPQTLQRNTVSPVLPQRPASAGAMLGGDLNNSNGTCPSPVGNGYISARASPGLISISNGNTLGKVIPAKSPTPPSQNNQLGANSRKPDLRVITSQGGKGLMHHLQNAQRLGGVSQAAHSLTTPVVSVATPSLLSHHGLPFSAMSTAYNTDYQLTSADLSSLSTFSSPGALSLGNVSAWQQQQQQQHHQAQQMVPVSLSNLVSSGHLPHTATLTVNTNPNINIKKEPPSPNRERSTGTPLTSFPHQPRHEATGRSPVDSLSSNASSFEGNDREDVRADYTSSLGLLRPTGDTEGESPSVKRMRLDAWVT encoded by the exons GTGACGTTCACAAAGCGTAAGTTTGGCTTGATGAAGAAGGCCTATGAGCTCAGTGTCCTGTGTGACTGTGAGATAGCTCTCATCATCTTCAACCACTCAAACAAACTGTTCCAGTATGCCAGCACTGACATGGACAAAGTTCTTCTGAAATACACAGAGTACAACGAACCCCACGAAAGTCGGACTAATGCAGACATTATAGAG ACATTAAGAAAGAAAGGTTTTAACGGGTGTGACAGCCCCGAACCAGACGGGGATGACTCCATTGACCAGAGCCCTCTCATGGAAGACAAATATCGCAAAGCCAGCGAGGACTTGGATATTCTATTCAAACGCTATGGC TCTGCAGTTCCCGCACCGAATTTCGCTATGCCAGTTACTGTTCCTGTGACTAACCAGAATGCACTGCAGTTCAGCAACCCAGGGGGGTCACTGGTGACACAGTCACTGATGACGGCCTCACTCACAGACCCCAGGCTCCTATCACCGCAGCCGCAAACtctgcagaggaacacagtgtctcCAGTGCTACCTCAGAGGCCAGCCAGTGCAG GAGCGATGCTTGGGGGAGACCTTAACAATTCTAATGGAACCTGTCCAAGCCCTGTAG gAAACGGTTACATAAGCGCTCGAGCCTCTCCAGGCCTCATATCGATATCGAATGGGAACACCCTGGGGAAAGTCATCCCAGCCAAATCCCCTACACCGCCATCCCAGAACAATCAGCTCGGAGCCAACAGCCGCAAACCAGACTTGCGCGTCATCACCTCACAAGGCGGCAAGGGGTTAATGCATCATTTG CAGAACGCACAGAGGCTAGGAGGAGTCTCCCAGGCAGCTCACTCCTTAACCACACCGGTCGTCTCAGTGGCAACCCCCAGTTTACTGTCACATCATGGACTGCCTTTCTCTGCCATGTCCACAGCGTACAACACAG ATTACCAGCTGACCAGTGCAGACTTATCTTCACTCTCCACGTTCAGCTCTCCCGGAGCCTTGTCACTAGGCAATGTGTCCGCctggcagcaacagcagcagcagcaacatcaCCAAGCGCAGCAGATGGTGCCGGTGTCGCTAAGTAATCTGGT ATCCAGTGGACATCTTCCACACACCGCCACGCTGACAGTCAACACCAACCCCAACATAAACATCAAGAAGGAACCTCCATCTCCCAACCGTGAGCGGAGCACGGGCACCCCTTTGACGTCCTTCCCCCACCAGCCCCGACACGAAGCTACCGGCCGCTCCCCTGTCGACAGCCTCAGCAGCAATGCAAGCTCTTTTGAAGGCAATGACCGAGAGGATGTAAGGGCTGACTACACCTCATCACTCGGGCTGCTCAGACCCACAGGCGACACGGAGGGCGAGAGCCCGTCTGTAAAACGCATGCGACTTGACGCATGGGTAACATAA
- the MEF2D gene encoding myocyte-specific enhancer factor 2D isoform X2 — protein MGRKKIQIQRITDERNRQVTFTKRKFGLMKKAYELSVLCDCEIALIIFNHSNKLFQYASTDMDKVLLKYTEYNEPHESRTNADIIETLRKKGFNGCDSPEPDGDDSIDQSPLMEDKYRKASEDLDILFKRYGSAVPAPNFAMPVTVPVTNQNALQFSNPGGSLVTQSLMTASLTDPRLLSPQPQTLQRNTVSPVLPQRPASAGAMLGGDLNNSNGTCPSPVGNGYISARASPGLISISNGNTLGKVIPAKSPTPPSQNNQLGANSRKPDLRVITSQGGKGLMHHLAEDQLEMNAQRLGGVSQAAHSLTTPVVSVATPSLLSHHGLPFSAMSTAYNTDYQLTSADLSSLSTFSSPGALSLGNVSAWQQQQQQQHHQAQQMVPVSLSNLVSSGHLPHTATLTVNTNPNINIKKEPPSPNRERSTGTPLTSFPHQPRHEATGRSPVDSLSSNASSFEGNDREDVRADYTSSLGLLRPTGDTEGESPSVKRMRLDAWVT, from the exons GTGACGTTCACAAAGCGTAAGTTTGGCTTGATGAAGAAGGCCTATGAGCTCAGTGTCCTGTGTGACTGTGAGATAGCTCTCATCATCTTCAACCACTCAAACAAACTGTTCCAGTATGCCAGCACTGACATGGACAAAGTTCTTCTGAAATACACAGAGTACAACGAACCCCACGAAAGTCGGACTAATGCAGACATTATAGAG ACATTAAGAAAGAAAGGTTTTAACGGGTGTGACAGCCCCGAACCAGACGGGGATGACTCCATTGACCAGAGCCCTCTCATGGAAGACAAATATCGCAAAGCCAGCGAGGACTTGGATATTCTATTCAAACGCTATGGC TCTGCAGTTCCCGCACCGAATTTCGCTATGCCAGTTACTGTTCCTGTGACTAACCAGAATGCACTGCAGTTCAGCAACCCAGGGGGGTCACTGGTGACACAGTCACTGATGACGGCCTCACTCACAGACCCCAGGCTCCTATCACCGCAGCCGCAAACtctgcagaggaacacagtgtctcCAGTGCTACCTCAGAGGCCAGCCAGTGCAG GAGCGATGCTTGGGGGAGACCTTAACAATTCTAATGGAACCTGTCCAAGCCCTGTAG gAAACGGTTACATAAGCGCTCGAGCCTCTCCAGGCCTCATATCGATATCGAATGGGAACACCCTGGGGAAAGTCATCCCAGCCAAATCCCCTACACCGCCATCCCAGAACAATCAGCTCGGAGCCAACAGCCGCAAACCAGACTTGCGCGTCATCACCTCACAAGGCGGCAAGGGGTTAATGCATCATTTG GCGGAGGATCAGCTGGAGATG AACGCACAGAGGCTAGGAGGAGTCTCCCAGGCAGCTCACTCCTTAACCACACCGGTCGTCTCAGTGGCAACCCCCAGTTTACTGTCACATCATGGACTGCCTTTCTCTGCCATGTCCACAGCGTACAACACAG ATTACCAGCTGACCAGTGCAGACTTATCTTCACTCTCCACGTTCAGCTCTCCCGGAGCCTTGTCACTAGGCAATGTGTCCGCctggcagcaacagcagcagcagcaacatcaCCAAGCGCAGCAGATGGTGCCGGTGTCGCTAAGTAATCTGGT ATCCAGTGGACATCTTCCACACACCGCCACGCTGACAGTCAACACCAACCCCAACATAAACATCAAGAAGGAACCTCCATCTCCCAACCGTGAGCGGAGCACGGGCACCCCTTTGACGTCCTTCCCCCACCAGCCCCGACACGAAGCTACCGGCCGCTCCCCTGTCGACAGCCTCAGCAGCAATGCAAGCTCTTTTGAAGGCAATGACCGAGAGGATGTAAGGGCTGACTACACCTCATCACTCGGGCTGCTCAGACCCACAGGCGACACGGAGGGCGAGAGCCCGTCTGTAAAACGCATGCGACTTGACGCATGGGTAACATAA
- the MEF2D gene encoding myocyte-specific enhancer factor 2D isoform X4 has translation MGRKKIQIQRITDERNRQVTFTKRKFGLMKKAYELSVLCDCEIALIIFNHSNKLFQYASTDMDKVLLKYTEYNEPHESRTNADIIETLRKKGFNGCDSPEPDGDDSIDQSPLMEDKYRKASEDLDILFKRYGSAVPAPNFAMPVTVPVTNQNALQFSNPGGSLVTQSLMTASLTDPRLLSPQPQTLQRNTVSPVLPQRPASAGAMLGGDLNNSNGTCPSPVGNGYISARASPGLISISNGNTLGKVIPAKSPTPPSQNNQLGANSRKPDLRVITSQGGKGLMHHLNAQRLGGVSQAAHSLTTPVVSVATPSLLSHHGLPFSAMSTAYNTDYQLTSADLSSLSTFSSPGALSLGNVSAWQQQQQQQHHQAQQMVPVSLSNLVSSGHLPHTATLTVNTNPNINIKKEPPSPNRERSTGTPLTSFPHQPRHEATGRSPVDSLSSNASSFEGNDREDVRADYTSSLGLLRPTGDTEGESPSVKRMRLDAWVT, from the exons GTGACGTTCACAAAGCGTAAGTTTGGCTTGATGAAGAAGGCCTATGAGCTCAGTGTCCTGTGTGACTGTGAGATAGCTCTCATCATCTTCAACCACTCAAACAAACTGTTCCAGTATGCCAGCACTGACATGGACAAAGTTCTTCTGAAATACACAGAGTACAACGAACCCCACGAAAGTCGGACTAATGCAGACATTATAGAG ACATTAAGAAAGAAAGGTTTTAACGGGTGTGACAGCCCCGAACCAGACGGGGATGACTCCATTGACCAGAGCCCTCTCATGGAAGACAAATATCGCAAAGCCAGCGAGGACTTGGATATTCTATTCAAACGCTATGGC TCTGCAGTTCCCGCACCGAATTTCGCTATGCCAGTTACTGTTCCTGTGACTAACCAGAATGCACTGCAGTTCAGCAACCCAGGGGGGTCACTGGTGACACAGTCACTGATGACGGCCTCACTCACAGACCCCAGGCTCCTATCACCGCAGCCGCAAACtctgcagaggaacacagtgtctcCAGTGCTACCTCAGAGGCCAGCCAGTGCAG GAGCGATGCTTGGGGGAGACCTTAACAATTCTAATGGAACCTGTCCAAGCCCTGTAG gAAACGGTTACATAAGCGCTCGAGCCTCTCCAGGCCTCATATCGATATCGAATGGGAACACCCTGGGGAAAGTCATCCCAGCCAAATCCCCTACACCGCCATCCCAGAACAATCAGCTCGGAGCCAACAGCCGCAAACCAGACTTGCGCGTCATCACCTCACAAGGCGGCAAGGGGTTAATGCATCATTTG AACGCACAGAGGCTAGGAGGAGTCTCCCAGGCAGCTCACTCCTTAACCACACCGGTCGTCTCAGTGGCAACCCCCAGTTTACTGTCACATCATGGACTGCCTTTCTCTGCCATGTCCACAGCGTACAACACAG ATTACCAGCTGACCAGTGCAGACTTATCTTCACTCTCCACGTTCAGCTCTCCCGGAGCCTTGTCACTAGGCAATGTGTCCGCctggcagcaacagcagcagcagcaacatcaCCAAGCGCAGCAGATGGTGCCGGTGTCGCTAAGTAATCTGGT ATCCAGTGGACATCTTCCACACACCGCCACGCTGACAGTCAACACCAACCCCAACATAAACATCAAGAAGGAACCTCCATCTCCCAACCGTGAGCGGAGCACGGGCACCCCTTTGACGTCCTTCCCCCACCAGCCCCGACACGAAGCTACCGGCCGCTCCCCTGTCGACAGCCTCAGCAGCAATGCAAGCTCTTTTGAAGGCAATGACCGAGAGGATGTAAGGGCTGACTACACCTCATCACTCGGGCTGCTCAGACCCACAGGCGACACGGAGGGCGAGAGCCCGTCTGTAAAACGCATGCGACTTGACGCATGGGTAACATAA